The Microlunatus soli genome contains the following window.
GGACCGGTTGGACCGGCAACGACGGCACGGGCGGCGGCCCGGTGCTCGGCAACGACGAGGCCGGCTACTCCTGGACCACCTATCCCGAACGTCTGCAACAGGCCGGCGTGAGTTGGAAGATCTACCAGGACGTCGGCGACGGGCTGGACGCCGACGGCGGCTGGGGCTGGATCGAGGACGCCTATCGCGGCAACTACGGCGACAACTCGCTGCTCTACTTCAACAGCTATCGCAACGCCCGACCCGGCGATCCGCTGTACGACAAGGCCCGGACCGGCACCGACGCCAAGGCCGGCGACGGGCTGTTCGACGAGCTGCGCCGCGACGTCAGCACCGGCAACCTGCCGCAGGTGTCCTGGATCTGCTCACCCGAGGCGTTCACCGAGCATCCGAACTGGCCGGTCAACTACGGCGCCTGGTACACCGCGCAGGTGCTCGACGCGCTCACCGCCGACCCGGAGGTGTGGAGCAGGACCGTGCTGTTGATCACCTACGACGAGAACGACGGGTTCTTCGATCATGTGGTGCCGCCCTATCCCAACTCCGATCAGCTGCCCGGAGCGTCCACGGTGTCGACCGAGCACGAGATCTATGCCGGACCGCTCGGCGCGACCGGCCCGTACGGGCTGGGTCAGCGGGTGCCGATGTTCGTGGTGTCGCCGTGGAGCACCGGTGGCTGGGTGTGTTCCGAAGTGCTCGATCACACCTCGATCATCAGATTCCTCGAGCAACGGTTCGGCGTCGACGAACCGAACATCACGCCCTGGCGGAGGTCGGTCTGCGGCGATCTGACCGGCGCACTGGACTTCGCCAAGCCGCACCGTGCCCCGCGGCTGCCGGACACCGAGGACTATCGCCCGACCGATGATCAACGGCATCCGGACTACGTGCCGGTGCCGCCGGCCGAACCGGAGTTGCCGCGCCAGGAGCCGGGCGGCCGACGGTCCCGACCGCTCGGCTATGCCTTCGACGTCGAGGCCGAGCACACCGACACCGGGGTGCTGCTGCTGGTGCGCAACTCCGGTCGGCTCGGGGTCCATCTGCAGGTCCGGGTCGTCGGAGCCGAGCTGCCGTATTCGTACACCATCGGTGCCGGCGACGAGTTGCGGGCGACGATCCCGGTGCCGGCCGGCGGCGAGCTGTCGCTGCACGGTCCGAACGGCTTCTTCCGCCGCTACGCCGGCGGCGCCGACGGGATCACCATCGGCGCCACCACCCGACACGGCAGCCTGCTCACGGTGACCGGCCGCGCCGAGCGTCCGGCGGTGGCACGGATCGTCGACGAACTGACCGGGCGGGTACGGACGATGAAACTGACAGCAGATGCCGGCGGCATCGGCATCCCGGTCGGTCATGCCGACGGCCGCTACGACGTCACGGTCACGGTGTCAGGTCGAGCCGACATCGTTCGACAGTTCGCCGGTCGGATCGAACGGCGACAACGCAACGCAGACTCCTGATCAATCGGCCGTCCGATGATCCTCGGGCTCGACCGCGGGAGCGTCGGATGACCCGCGTGGTCTGCCCGGCACCAGCTTCAGGCCGACCACCGCGACGATGATCCCGGAGAT
Protein-coding sequences here:
- a CDS encoding phosphocholine-specific phospholipase C, whose translation is MTPSIDRRRFLQLSGATAVGAALTERLGASIARAESIPADRRSGTIADVEHVVVLMQENRSFDHLFGTLRGVRGFGDPHPARLPSGKSVWHQSQAGKETLPFRPDHDDLGMAFIQDLPHGWPDAHAAFARGNYDGWIDAKGTTTMAHLERRDMPFHFALADAFTVCDGYHCSFMGSTDPNRYYMWTGWTGNDGTGGGPVLGNDEAGYSWTTYPERLQQAGVSWKIYQDVGDGLDADGGWGWIEDAYRGNYGDNSLLYFNSYRNARPGDPLYDKARTGTDAKAGDGLFDELRRDVSTGNLPQVSWICSPEAFTEHPNWPVNYGAWYTAQVLDALTADPEVWSRTVLLITYDENDGFFDHVVPPYPNSDQLPGASTVSTEHEIYAGPLGATGPYGLGQRVPMFVVSPWSTGGWVCSEVLDHTSIIRFLEQRFGVDEPNITPWRRSVCGDLTGALDFAKPHRAPRLPDTEDYRPTDDQRHPDYVPVPPAEPELPRQEPGGRRSRPLGYAFDVEAEHTDTGVLLLVRNSGRLGVHLQVRVVGAELPYSYTIGAGDELRATIPVPAGGELSLHGPNGFFRRYAGGADGITIGATTRHGSLLTVTGRAERPAVARIVDELTGRVRTMKLTADAGGIGIPVGHADGRYDVTVTVSGRADIVRQFAGRIERRQRNADS